The Mycolicibacterium neoaurum DNA segment GCATGGTGATGGCCGTGCTGGTACTCAAATCGATGGTGTTGTTCGTCCTGGCCGCGATCCTGGAGATCGGTGGCGCGTGGTTGGTGTGGCAGGGCGTGCGCGAACATCGCGGCTGGCTGTTCGTCGGCGCCGGGGTGATCGCGCTGGGCGCCTACGGTTTCGTAGCGGCGTTCCAACCGGACGCCAATTTCGGACGGGTGCTGGCCGCCTACGGTGGGGTGTTCGTCGCAGGATCGTTGGTCTGGGGCATGGTCGCCGACGGTTTCCGGCCGGACCGCTGGGACCTCTCGGGCGCGCTGATATGCCTGCTCGGCGTCGGACTGATCATGTACGCGCCGCGCTGACCCC contains these protein-coding regions:
- a CDS encoding YnfA family protein: MVLKSMVLFVLAAILEIGGAWLVWQGVREHRGWLFVGAGVIALGAYGFVAAFQPDANFGRVLAAYGGVFVAGSLVWGMVADGFRPDRWDLSGALICLLGVGLIMYAPR